The Pseudomonas sp. B21-023 genomic interval TGGGAGCCGTTTCGGGCAGCTGGCTGCGGAGCCCGATCCTGAAACCGGCACCAAGGGCGGCAGCGCGTCTGCATTGTTTTTATCGTAATCAGATTACGAATAACGTAATTTGCCCGAGCGCAGGCGTCAAGCTATAAAGGCGCCACCCCATGAAATCTGCATAGAAGTCCCCCATGGCCAAAGCCAGCAGCACCGACAACGGCAAACAGAAAGTCCGCTCGGCGGAAGTCGGCACCGACATCCTCAAGGCCCTGGCCGAACTTTCCCCCTCCACCTCGCTGTCGCGCCTGGCCGAGCATGTCGACATGCCGGCGAGCAAGGTGCACCGCTACCTGCAGGCGCTGATCGCCAGCGGCTTCGCCGAACAGGACCCCGCCACCAACCACTACGGGCTGGGGCGCGAGGCGTTGCGGGTGGGCATGGCGGCCCTGGGTAGCATCGATGTGCTGAAGGTGGCGGCGCTGCCACTGTCGCAATTGCGCGACGAGTTGAACGAAAGCTGCTTCATCGCCGTGTGGGGCAACCAGGGCGCGACCGTGGTGAGCATCGAGCCGGCGGTGCGGGCAGTGACGGTGGTGACGCAGATCGGCTCGGTGCTGCCGTTGCTCAGCTCGTCCACCGGACTGGTGTTCGCCGCGCACCTGCCCGAGCGCGAGACCGTGGAGCTGCGCGACCGGGAACTGGCAGCGCTCGGCCAGACGGCGGATGACTATGCCGCCCTGCTCGAACAGATCCGCCAGCGCGGCCTGCACCATGTGCACGGTTTGCTGATGCCGGGGGTGGACGCGCTGTCCGCGCCGGTGTTCAACGCCATGGGCCAGGTCGCCGCCGTGATGACCGTGGTCGGTCCGACCTCGATCTTCCATGCCGACGAGCACGGCCCGGCCGCCCGGCGCCTGCTCGCCGCAACCCAGGCCACCAGTTGGCGAATGGGATACGGCGCGGATCAGTAAAAGGACTTACAAAGCATTACGGACTTTTCCTGCGAGAGCGGCCTATAGTCCGCCTCGCACTTTTACTCGAAACGTAAAGGTGAATGTCATAAGCGGGTATTTTTCCCACGGGATCATGCGCTTATTCTGACCTCACTGGCCGGCACGAAGGGCTCTCCCCCCTGCTTTTCGCGCCCGCCCAGGTTCACCGACGTTGATTTTGAAGCTCCTTGATCTAACGTCTCGATTGGCCGCTGCGATTGCAGCGGCCTTTTTTATTTCTGCAAGAATCGCAAGATCGGCGCCAATCAACCCAACGGATACCTCTGCAGGTTCGCCATCATCTGCTGCAACGCCTGCAGGCTGTCCTGCGGGTGCTCCGCGCCCTCGAAATCACCGATCCGCCCCCAGTTGTCCGCCACCTGCTCGGGGGTGAACCCTTCACGCGGGTCGAAGCCCACGCCCTGGCTACGCTCCCAGCGCACCTTGCCCACCCAGCCGCCGCCCACCTCGAACAGTTCGCCGCTGTCCTGGCACTGCTCGCTGCCCAGGTACACCACCAACGGACTGATCAACTCGGGCTGCAGACGTTCGAACACCTGCGGCGGGATCAACCCCTCGGTCATTCGCGTGCCGCCGGTCGGGGCGATGGCGTTGACCAGGATGCCGTGCTTGCGGCCCTCGATGGCCAGGGTGCGGGTCAGCCCATAGAGGCCGAGTTTGGCCATGCCATAGTTGGCCTGGCCGAAATTGCCATAGATGCCCGAGGTGGACGAGGTGAAGATCACCCTCCCCCAATTCTGCGCCCGCAGGTGCGGCCAGGCGGCGTGGGTAACCTTGTAGGCGCCCTCGACGTGCACCCGGTAGACCAGCTCCCAGTCGCTGTCTTCCATCTTGTGGAAGGTCTTGTCGCGCAGGATGCCGGCGTTGTTCACCAGCACATCGACCCGACCGAAGGTATCCAGGGCCTGCTCGACGATGCGCGCGCCATCGGTGACCGAGTCATGGTTGGCGATGGCCGTGCCGCCCGCGGCGCGGATCTCCTCCACCACGCGGTCGGCCGCCGAGGCGTTGGCGCCTTCACCATGTGTAGACCCACCCAAGTCATTGACCACCACGTGAGCGCCGCGCGCGGCGAACAGCAGCGCATG includes:
- a CDS encoding SDR family oxidoreductase codes for the protein MSEPVRLQDRVVIVTGAGGGLGRAHALLFAARGAHVVVNDLGGSTHGEGANASAADRVVEEIRAAGGTAIANHDSVTDGARIVEQALDTFGRVDVLVNNAGILRDKTFHKMEDSDWELVYRVHVEGAYKVTHAAWPHLRAQNWGRVIFTSSTSGIYGNFGQANYGMAKLGLYGLTRTLAIEGRKHGILVNAIAPTGGTRMTEGLIPPQVFERLQPELISPLVVYLGSEQCQDSGELFEVGGGWVGKVRWERSQGVGFDPREGFTPEQVADNWGRIGDFEGAEHPQDSLQALQQMMANLQRYPLG
- a CDS encoding IclR family transcriptional regulator, with the protein product MAKASSTDNGKQKVRSAEVGTDILKALAELSPSTSLSRLAEHVDMPASKVHRYLQALIASGFAEQDPATNHYGLGREALRVGMAALGSIDVLKVAALPLSQLRDELNESCFIAVWGNQGATVVSIEPAVRAVTVVTQIGSVLPLLSSSTGLVFAAHLPERETVELRDRELAALGQTADDYAALLEQIRQRGLHHVHGLLMPGVDALSAPVFNAMGQVAAVMTVVGPTSIFHADEHGPAARRLLAATQATSWRMGYGADQ